One window of Dinoroseobacter shibae DFL 12 = DSM 16493 genomic DNA carries:
- a CDS encoding polysaccharide pyruvyl transferase family protein: MKNPYISSLYPEVPGPPFPKTQEYLQCAGNNLGNFMFCSSVRRIVRTTTHPRGDFRRLDLKTIAAECDGIVIAAANWLQPKQNYGGLADQIEKANVPAAITGIGAQSSGGKIPELLPGMLRLLKVVSERSHSISVRGPFSAEVLNHYGIQNVTVTGCPSLLWHRDHPAEITRLPRDGRVGRVTLNGTLHRFDIPKTPGKVVKLTRFTLLQAMAWGCDYVVQNERPFLQAHLGELAEDDQDSWDFLHYVFDEPDRAILKTYLERHIQAFPNIPEWMAYCANHDLVLGSRLHGVIVGLLSGTPGVLITHDNRTEEMGRFAGIPTITAEDFMSRPKIDPDAILAEADFDAFNARQKDYFRDFVAWFDANEIPHRLTVTP, translated from the coding sequence ATGAAGAACCCCTATATTTCCAGCCTCTACCCCGAGGTCCCCGGCCCGCCCTTCCCCAAGACGCAAGAGTACCTGCAATGCGCGGGCAACAACCTGGGCAACTTCATGTTCTGCTCCTCGGTCCGCCGGATCGTGCGCACCACGACCCACCCGCGCGGGGATTTTCGCCGGCTCGACCTCAAGACCATCGCCGCGGAATGCGACGGGATCGTCATCGCGGCGGCCAACTGGCTTCAGCCCAAGCAGAACTATGGCGGCCTGGCCGACCAGATCGAAAAGGCGAACGTGCCCGCGGCGATCACCGGCATCGGCGCCCAGAGCTCCGGCGGCAAGATCCCCGAATTGCTGCCCGGCATGCTGCGGCTGCTCAAGGTGGTCTCCGAGCGGTCCCACTCGATCTCCGTGCGTGGCCCGTTCAGCGCCGAGGTGCTCAACCACTACGGCATCCAGAATGTCACCGTCACCGGCTGCCCGTCGCTGCTGTGGCACCGGGACCACCCCGCCGAGATCACCCGCCTGCCCCGGGACGGCCGGGTCGGCCGGGTCACGCTCAACGGCACCCTGCACCGCTTCGACATCCCCAAGACCCCAGGCAAGGTGGTCAAGCTGACCCGGTTCACCCTCCTGCAGGCCATGGCCTGGGGCTGCGACTACGTGGTGCAGAACGAACGCCCCTTCCTGCAGGCCCATCTGGGCGAGCTCGCCGAGGACGACCAAGACAGCTGGGACTTCCTGCATTACGTGTTCGACGAGCCGGACCGCGCGATTCTGAAAACCTACCTGGAACGCCATATCCAGGCCTTCCCGAATATTCCCGAATGGATGGCCTATTGCGCGAATCATGACCTGGTGCTGGGCAGCCGCCTGCACGGGGTGATCGTGGGGCTGCTCTCGGGAACACCGGGGGTGCTGATCACCCATGACAACCGGACAGAGGAAATGGGCCGCTTTGCCGGCATTCCGACCATCACCGCCGAGGATTTCATGTCGCGGCCCAAGATCGACCCGGACGCGATCCTCGCCGAGGCCGATTTCGACGCCTTCAATGCCCGGCAGAAAGACTATTTCCGGGACTTTGTGGCCTGGTTCGACGCCAACGAGATCCCGCATCGGTTGACCGTCACCCCATAG
- a CDS encoding sulfotransferase domain-containing protein, with protein sequence MKAPNLFILGAQKAGTTYLGKAFSHHPEIFFSEPKELLFFHKPGLTRKDYRTYLLDYFAEAEDQPWRGEGSTTYLQWPEALPQIKRFVPGRPKFIVCLRQQTEKSVSFFIHNWRRDRYAPGQTITETVPMPIAFSPLMTGLYAPSIKRWLAEYPREDFLFLNFDWLREDPGKFVTAATDFLGVAPTTDIPDKLVNAGLPLVWEDDVLTIAKTPEPGQVKPVFTPEELHEIHAMFQDDITKTEDLTGLDLSAWREMPKFG encoded by the coding sequence ATGAAAGCCCCCAATCTGTTTATCCTCGGCGCCCAGAAGGCCGGCACCACCTACCTGGGCAAAGCCTTCTCCCACCATCCGGAAATCTTCTTCTCCGAGCCCAAGGAGCTGCTGTTCTTCCACAAGCCCGGGCTGACCAGGAAGGACTACCGCACCTACCTGCTGGATTATTTCGCCGAGGCCGAGGACCAGCCCTGGCGCGGCGAGGGCTCGACCACCTACCTGCAATGGCCCGAGGCCCTGCCCCAGATCAAACGCTTCGTGCCGGGCCGACCGAAATTCATCGTCTGCCTGCGCCAGCAGACCGAGAAATCGGTCTCCTTCTTCATCCACAACTGGCGCCGTGACCGCTACGCGCCGGGGCAGACGATCACCGAAACCGTGCCCATGCCCATCGCCTTCTCGCCGCTGATGACGGGGCTTTATGCGCCCTCGATCAAACGCTGGCTGGCGGAATACCCGCGCGAGGACTTCCTGTTTCTCAACTTCGACTGGCTGCGCGAGGATCCAGGCAAATTCGTCACCGCCGCGACCGACTTCCTGGGCGTGGCGCCGACCACGGATATCCCCGACAAGCTGGTGAACGCAGGCCTGCCGCTGGTGTGGGAGGACGATGTGCTGACCATCGCCAAGACCCCCGAGCCGGGCCAGGTCAAACCGGTCTTCACCCCCGAGGAGCTGCACGAGATCCACGCCATGTTCCAGGACGACATCACCAAGACCGAAGACCTCACCGGCCTAGATCTCAGCGCCTGGCGCGAGATGCCGAAGTTTGGGTAA
- a CDS encoding glycosyltransferase, whose translation MNANADSMQRDRTDLEASGLFDPAWYLETYPDVAQLGMDPLEHFLWLGARLNRSPGPTFDAAAYRADYADVARADYNPVLHYIRYGRPEGRKARAPGLTIPPLAESAGASAPFRRLTGHRARRPGHPTVLLVAHIVGHQLYGSERSLLDMLDGLAAMDANVIVAVPSTRNKAYIELLRARACAVSVLSYGWWRAGTAPDETVIATFARVITEERIDIVHANTIMLREPLIAARRLGLPAVVQARELIRHDAKLLELIGLSADEIIAALWENCDVMIANSRATAACFDTETRRSAVVYNTADMTALQALPPPPAEAPLRVGMVSSNVPKKGLADFAEVARLVAAELPDAEFLLIGPQHEHTEAIEARIADGSLPRSLRVAGYRDTPAEAMAELDLVLSLSHFQESFGRTVLEAMAAGRPVIVYDHGAPPELVVSSKTGQVVPFGDIQAVADQVLAYGRDRKRLLVDGLRAADHAETTFGRTAYNAAMAAAYAPLLQELARDAHRPEQMVLRARDLPVKIPRDTLKVAYFCWHFPVPSETFVLNELRILKAQGIDVTVFCRDSPYPDFTPDFDITWEQVHDADHLARRLTETGRDVVHGHFVYPTVTEMVWPAARIANIPFTCIAHAQDIFRYRNAVANRIDEISADPLCRQIFTLSRFHRQYLVDRGVRPEKVTINSNCIDPELFSGGKIPDRPARRTRSVAAVSRFADKKGLEVLVRAGKLLEDDGITINIHGYGPLEDLYRQIIAEQEITNVTIHGPVEGRAALLEVFRTHDLFAVPSVRALDGDMDGIPTTLMEAMAAGLPVLTTPVAGIPDLVRDGITGMLSEDATPEALAAKIREFYALPEIAVQVMIEDAEALLRRNHNGPDLVNTLLRFWAGETIDLMIVSWNNLAQTREVIRRLYEYTDLPFHLIVCDNGSDPPALAHLLSVYAARTNFTLILNRENAFVGPGTNKCIAQGDSDYMIYVCGKEGMTTRHGWEKSFVTYMDAHPRVGQAGTLCYSPSYLFGRDYPEGVALFPDFRNPGFAADNPDRPFSHVQGGFFVIRRATYDEIGGFSDAVPHSYTDVEFSYYVESCGWELGTVPGLMALFNKTRPGLEARVDEHHGALHPPNLDDLPWLDRIARREVRHCNMCGHQAPAFEGGDAEARCAGCGSDRRARSLHRVLAETILLYRRLPGLGVNLPAPLQGFWSDQFQGPMLPLEAFTDPLSRGQTLPNRAGALQLACLNDVLDDVALRGAALAETARLLAPGATLFVAGATPLDTLEAEITAAGFTPAGRKRPCSAVLRFDWIEIGLYTRAGDTQ comes from the coding sequence ATGAACGCCAACGCCGACAGCATGCAGCGCGACCGCACGGACCTGGAGGCCTCCGGGCTCTTCGACCCGGCATGGTACCTGGAAACATACCCGGATGTGGCGCAACTGGGCATGGACCCGCTGGAGCATTTCCTGTGGCTGGGCGCCCGGCTCAATCGCAGCCCCGGACCGACTTTCGATGCGGCCGCCTACCGGGCCGATTACGCGGACGTGGCCCGGGCCGATTACAATCCGGTGCTGCATTACATCCGCTACGGCCGCCCCGAGGGCCGCAAGGCCCGCGCGCCGGGGCTCACCATACCGCCCCTGGCCGAGAGCGCCGGGGCAAGCGCCCCCTTCAGACGGCTGACCGGCCACCGGGCCCGCCGCCCGGGACACCCGACCGTGCTGCTGGTGGCACATATCGTGGGCCACCAGCTCTACGGCTCCGAACGCAGCCTGCTCGACATGCTCGACGGGTTGGCGGCGATGGATGCCAACGTGATCGTCGCCGTGCCCAGCACCCGCAACAAGGCCTATATCGAGCTGCTGCGCGCCCGCGCCTGTGCGGTCAGCGTGCTGTCCTATGGCTGGTGGCGGGCGGGCACGGCGCCCGACGAAACCGTCATCGCCACCTTCGCCCGGGTGATCACGGAAGAACGTATCGACATCGTCCATGCCAACACGATCATGCTGCGCGAGCCACTGATCGCGGCCCGGCGCCTGGGGCTGCCGGCCGTGGTGCAGGCGCGCGAGCTGATCCGTCACGATGCCAAGCTGCTGGAGCTCATCGGGCTCAGCGCCGACGAGATCATCGCGGCGCTCTGGGAGAATTGCGATGTCATGATCGCCAATTCCCGGGCGACCGCGGCCTGTTTCGACACCGAAACCCGCCGCTCCGCCGTGGTCTACAACACCGCCGACATGACCGCGCTGCAGGCGCTGCCCCCGCCCCCGGCCGAAGCCCCCCTGCGGGTCGGCATGGTCAGCTCCAATGTTCCCAAGAAGGGGCTGGCGGATTTTGCCGAGGTCGCCCGTCTGGTGGCCGCCGAACTGCCCGACGCGGAATTCCTGCTGATCGGCCCGCAACACGAACATACCGAGGCGATCGAGGCCCGGATCGCCGACGGCTCCCTGCCGCGCAGCCTCAGGGTCGCGGGCTATCGCGACACCCCGGCCGAGGCCATGGCCGAGCTCGACCTGGTGCTCAGCCTGTCGCATTTCCAGGAAAGCTTCGGGCGCACCGTGCTGGAGGCCATGGCCGCAGGCCGGCCGGTCATCGTCTATGACCATGGCGCCCCGCCGGAACTGGTGGTGTCGAGCAAGACCGGCCAAGTGGTCCCCTTCGGCGACATCCAGGCCGTGGCCGACCAGGTCCTGGCCTATGGCCGCGACCGCAAACGGCTCTTGGTGGACGGGCTGCGGGCGGCCGACCACGCCGAGACCACCTTTGGGCGCACCGCCTATAACGCGGCCATGGCGGCGGCCTATGCGCCGCTGCTGCAGGAGCTGGCCCGGGATGCCCACCGCCCCGAGCAGATGGTGCTGCGCGCGCGCGACCTGCCGGTGAAGATCCCACGCGACACCCTCAAGGTCGCCTATTTCTGCTGGCACTTCCCGGTGCCCTCGGAAACCTTCGTGCTCAACGAGTTGCGCATCCTCAAGGCGCAGGGCATCGACGTGACGGTGTTTTGCCGGGACTCCCCCTACCCCGATTTCACGCCGGATTTCGACATCACCTGGGAGCAGGTCCACGATGCCGACCACCTGGCCCGGCGGCTCACCGAGACCGGGCGCGACGTGGTCCACGGCCATTTCGTCTATCCCACGGTCACCGAGATGGTCTGGCCCGCGGCACGCATCGCGAACATCCCCTTCACCTGCATCGCCCATGCCCAGGACATCTTCCGCTACCGCAACGCGGTGGCCAACCGGATCGACGAGATCAGCGCCGATCCCCTCTGCCGGCAGATCTTCACCCTGTCGCGCTTCCACCGGCAATACCTGGTGGACCGCGGCGTGCGCCCCGAGAAGGTGACCATCAATTCCAACTGCATCGACCCGGAGCTGTTCTCGGGCGGCAAGATCCCCGACCGGCCGGCCCGCCGCACCCGATCCGTTGCCGCGGTCTCGCGCTTTGCCGACAAGAAGGGGCTGGAGGTGCTGGTGCGCGCCGGCAAGCTGCTGGAAGACGACGGGATCACCATCAATATCCACGGCTACGGCCCGCTGGAGGATCTCTACCGCCAGATCATCGCCGAGCAGGAGATCACCAATGTCACCATCCACGGCCCCGTGGAGGGTCGCGCGGCGCTGCTGGAGGTGTTCCGCACCCATGATCTGTTCGCCGTGCCCTCGGTGCGCGCGCTGGACGGGGACATGGACGGCATCCCCACCACCCTGATGGAGGCGATGGCCGCCGGCCTGCCGGTTCTGACCACGCCCGTCGCGGGCATTCCCGACCTGGTGCGCGACGGGATCACCGGCATGCTGTCGGAAGATGCCACCCCCGAGGCGCTGGCCGCCAAGATCCGCGAATTCTACGCCCTGCCCGAGATCGCCGTGCAGGTGATGATCGAGGATGCCGAGGCCCTGCTGCGGCGCAACCATAACGGCCCGGATCTCGTGAACACGCTCCTGCGCTTCTGGGCGGGCGAGACCATCGACCTGATGATCGTGTCCTGGAACAACCTCGCCCAGACCCGCGAGGTGATCCGGCGGCTCTACGAATATACCGACCTGCCCTTCCACCTCATTGTCTGCGACAATGGCTCGGACCCGCCGGCGCTGGCGCACCTGCTGTCGGTCTATGCGGCGCGCACGAATTTCACCCTGATCCTGAACCGCGAGAACGCCTTCGTCGGCCCCGGCACCAACAAGTGCATCGCCCAAGGCGACTCCGACTACATGATCTATGTCTGCGGCAAGGAAGGCATGACCACCCGCCACGGCTGGGAGAAATCCTTCGTCACCTACATGGACGCCCACCCCCGGGTGGGCCAGGCCGGCACCCTGTGCTACTCGCCCAGCTATCTCTTCGGGCGCGACTACCCCGAGGGGGTGGCGCTGTTCCCGGATTTCCGCAACCCGGGCTTTGCCGCCGACAATCCCGACCGGCCGTTCTCTCACGTCCAGGGCGGGTTCTTCGTCATCCGGCGCGCCACCTATGACGAGATCGGCGGGTTTTCCGACGCGGTCCCCCACAGCTACACGGATGTGGAGTTTTCCTATTACGTGGAAAGCTGCGGCTGGGAGCTTGGCACGGTGCCCGGGCTGATGGCGCTGTTCAACAAGACCCGGCCCGGGCTGGAGGCGCGGGTGGACGAACATCACGGCGCGTTGCATCCGCCCAATCTCGACGATCTGCCCTGGCTCGACCGGATCGCCCGGCGCGAGGTGCGCCACTGCAACATGTGCGGCCACCAGGCGCCCGCCTTCGAGGGCGGCGATGCCGAGGCACGCTGCGCCGGGTGCGGCTCGGACCGCCGCGCGCGCAGCCTGCACCGGGTGCTGGCCGAGACCATCCTGCTCTATCGCCGCCTGCCGGGGCTGGGGGTGAACCTGCCCGCGCCGCTGCAGGGTTTCTGGTCGGACCAGTTCCAGGGCCCGATGCTGCCCCTGGAGGCGTTCACGGACCCCCTGAGCCGCGGCCAGACCCTACCCAACCGCGCGGGCGCGCTGCAGCTGGCCTGCCTGAACGACGTGCTGGATGACGTGGCCCTGCGCGGGGCGGCCCTGGCCGAGACCGCGCGCCTGCTGGCGCCGGGGGCCACGCTTTTCGTGGCCGGCGCCACCCCGCTCGACACGCTGGAGGCCGAGATCACCGCGGCAGGCTTCACGCCCGCGGGGCGCAAACGCCCCTGCTCGGCGGTGCTGCGCTTCGACTGGATCGAGATCGGCCTCTATACCCGCGCCGGAGACACGCAATGA
- the galE gene encoding UDP-glucose 4-epimerase GalE, translating into MTQTILLTGGAGYIGSHTYVALKAAGFEVVILDDFSNAARDVPDRLELITGAPVRLYEGSVLDRGLLARLFTETRIDAVVHFAARKAVGESVAMPLAYFETNCTGLVGLLQEMEAACVHRLVFSSSATVYGIPDVTPTPETAPHRHMNPYGLTKITGELILDALATSDPKWAFGTLRYFNPAGAHGSALIGEDPSDIPNNLMPYIAQVAMGQRPHLQVFGDDYPTPDGTGVRDYIHVEDLAEGHVLSLKSLLETGESHLVNLGTGRGYSVLEMVAAYSAACGRALPYRIVDRRPGDVPIYCATVERARALLGFEAKRDLAQMCASSWAWIQARAQANAAGRPTPPRQDGPYRPRGTPSA; encoded by the coding sequence ATGACCCAGACCATCCTTCTGACCGGCGGCGCGGGCTATATCGGCTCGCACACCTACGTGGCGCTGAAGGCGGCCGGGTTCGAGGTGGTGATCCTGGACGATTTCTCCAATGCCGCCCGCGATGTGCCCGACCGGCTGGAGCTGATCACCGGCGCGCCGGTGCGGCTTTATGAAGGCTCGGTTCTGGACCGGGGCCTGCTGGCGCGGCTCTTCACCGAGACCCGGATCGACGCGGTGGTCCATTTCGCCGCGCGCAAGGCGGTGGGCGAAAGCGTGGCGATGCCGCTGGCGTATTTCGAGACCAACTGCACGGGCCTCGTGGGCCTGTTGCAGGAAATGGAGGCCGCTTGCGTCCACCGGCTGGTGTTTTCCTCCTCGGCCACGGTCTACGGCATCCCCGATGTCACCCCGACGCCCGAGACCGCGCCCCACCGGCACATGAACCCCTACGGGCTGACCAAGATCACCGGGGAGCTGATCCTCGACGCGCTCGCGACGTCGGACCCGAAATGGGCCTTCGGCACCTTGCGCTATTTCAACCCCGCGGGCGCGCACGGCTCGGCGCTGATCGGGGAGGATCCGTCGGACATCCCCAACAACCTGATGCCCTACATCGCCCAGGTCGCCATGGGCCAGCGCCCCCATCTGCAGGTCTTCGGCGATGACTATCCGACGCCCGACGGCACCGGCGTGCGCGACTACATCCATGTGGAGGATCTGGCCGAGGGCCATGTGCTGTCGCTGAAATCCCTGCTGGAGACCGGCGAGAGCCACCTGGTCAACCTCGGCACCGGGCGGGGATATTCCGTGCTGGAGATGGTCGCGGCCTACTCGGCGGCCTGCGGGCGCGCCCTGCCCTACCGCATCGTGGACCGCCGCCCGGGCGACGTGCCGATCTATTGCGCCACGGTGGAGCGTGCCCGCGCGCTGCTGGGGTTCGAGGCGAAACGGGACCTGGCGCAGATGTGCGCGAGCAGCTGGGCCTGGATCCAGGCCCGGGCGCAGGCCAATGCCGCCGGGCGCCCCACGCCCCCCCGCCAGGACGGCCCGTACCGGCCCCGAGGCACACCTTCCGCCTAA
- a CDS encoding polysaccharide pyruvyl transferase family protein produces MKRPYISAISPLPGDDATRAPEAFLDATGQNTGNLIFSAALRRLVRGADFDITGPEAFARLRETCDGVVIAAANWLQPGRDLGEMAALIEQVDKPTVLVGLGAQAQDGRIPELPAGTRRLLAVVSERSGAISVRGDFSAEVLDHYGISNVTVTGCPSLLYHLDRPAAIARAPGDGPLRLGLNGLLPPQRDGPRMDLARFMLGETRRLGAAYVAQTELPLVRLARGTAQEADWPHLARALDVDLTLDGPNRAEAAAWAARRLRIFGNAPDWIDWARGRDLVIGTRLHGVIAPLLAGTPALLLTHDSRTQEMARQAGLPALPFAQVRQAGRIDPRALWARVDPDRFNTRQRAYFSAFCRFFDAVGIPHRLQPPQTTTPPTSSGTPPPRHGPAH; encoded by the coding sequence ATGAAAAGACCCTATATCTCGGCCATTTCGCCCCTGCCCGGCGACGACGCCACCCGGGCGCCGGAGGCGTTCCTCGACGCGACCGGGCAGAATACCGGCAACCTGATCTTCTCGGCCGCCCTGCGGCGGCTGGTGCGGGGCGCAGACTTCGACATCACCGGGCCGGAAGCCTTCGCACGCCTGCGCGAGACCTGTGACGGCGTGGTGATCGCGGCGGCGAACTGGCTGCAGCCCGGGCGGGATCTCGGCGAGATGGCCGCGCTGATCGAACAGGTGGACAAGCCCACGGTGCTGGTGGGCCTCGGCGCCCAGGCCCAGGACGGGCGCATTCCCGAACTGCCCGCGGGCACACGGCGGCTGCTGGCGGTGGTCTCCGAGCGCAGCGGCGCGATCTCGGTCCGGGGCGATTTCAGCGCCGAGGTGCTGGACCATTACGGCATCTCCAACGTGACGGTGACCGGATGCCCCTCGCTGCTCTATCACCTGGACCGGCCGGCGGCGATCGCGCGCGCGCCGGGCGACGGCCCCTTGCGGCTGGGCCTGAACGGGCTGCTGCCGCCGCAGCGCGACGGCCCCCGGATGGACCTCGCCCGCTTCATGCTGGGTGAGACGCGGCGATTGGGGGCCGCGTACGTGGCCCAGACCGAACTGCCCCTGGTCCGGCTGGCCCGCGGGACCGCGCAGGAGGCCGACTGGCCGCACCTGGCCCGAGCCCTGGATGTGGATCTGACCCTGGACGGGCCCAACCGGGCCGAGGCCGCGGCCTGGGCGGCGCGGCGTCTGCGCATCTTCGGCAACGCGCCGGACTGGATCGACTGGGCCCGTGGCAGAGACCTGGTGATCGGCACCCGGCTGCACGGGGTCATCGCGCCGCTGCTGGCGGGCACGCCCGCGCTGCTGCTGACCCATGACAGCCGCACGCAGGAAATGGCCCGCCAGGCGGGGCTTCCGGCCCTGCCCTTCGCGCAGGTCCGCCAGGCCGGCCGGATCGATCCGCGCGCCCTGTGGGCCCGGGTCGATCCGGACCGGTTCAACACCCGGCAAAGAGCCTATTTCAGCGCCTTTTGCCGGTTCTTCGACGCGGTGGGCATTCCCCATCGCCTGCAGCCGCCACAAACCACCACCCCGCCGACATCCTCCGGCACGCCCCCGCCCCGACACGGCCCCGCCCATTGA
- a CDS encoding trypsin-like serine peptidase translates to MLRLVAVLLLCLTGLAQAQAPPAPDPGNDRVYRPGLSAICALGQRQSAGCAAIRAREILDAAAPPWSAIGRVNFGGLSQRSHCTGTLVAEDRVLTAAHCLYNAARKRWLPPESLRFVAGYQRSTGIGVAGVTGYVLDPVHDPDSPVFHGAVATDWAVLVLDAPLGATVGTLPLAGPEAAGEITLAGYAGLRPHVLSRARACPLESARAGGAEILATSCAAMQGDSGAPLLVMTPTGPAIRGVLSAVTTTPDGPRALAIPIDTLPVTP, encoded by the coding sequence ATGCTGCGTCTGGTCGCTGTTCTTCTGCTCTGTCTCACCGGCCTCGCCCAGGCGCAGGCGCCTCCGGCGCCGGACCCCGGAAACGATCGGGTCTACCGCCCCGGGCTCAGCGCGATCTGTGCCCTGGGTCAGCGCCAGAGCGCGGGCTGTGCCGCGATCCGCGCCCGCGAGATCCTCGACGCCGCCGCCCCGCCCTGGTCGGCCATCGGAAGGGTGAATTTCGGCGGGCTGAGCCAACGCAGCCATTGCACCGGCACGCTGGTGGCCGAGGACCGGGTGCTGACCGCCGCCCATTGCCTCTACAACGCCGCGCGCAAACGCTGGCTGCCGCCCGAAAGCCTGCGCTTCGTGGCGGGATACCAGCGCAGCACCGGGATCGGCGTGGCGGGGGTGACGGGATATGTGCTCGACCCGGTCCACGATCCCGACAGCCCGGTCTTTCACGGGGCGGTGGCCACGGACTGGGCCGTGCTGGTGCTGGACGCGCCCCTCGGGGCCACGGTCGGCACGCTGCCGCTGGCCGGGCCCGAGGCCGCGGGCGAAATCACGCTGGCCGGCTATGCGGGCCTGCGCCCCCATGTGCTGAGCCGCGCCCGGGCCTGTCCGCTCGAAAGTGCACGGGCGGGCGGGGCGGAAATCCTCGCAACCTCCTGTGCCGCCATGCAAGGCGACAGCGGTGCGCCGCTTCTGGTCATGACCCCCACCGGCCCTGCCATCCGCGGCGTCCTGTCGGCGGTGACCACCACCCCGGACGGCCCCCGGGCCCTGGCGATCCCGATCGACACCCTTCCCGTCACGCCCTGA